A portion of the Tiliqua scincoides isolate rTilSci1 chromosome 3, rTilSci1.hap2, whole genome shotgun sequence genome contains these proteins:
- the CD200R1 gene encoding cell surface glycoprotein CD200 receptor 1, producing MEAKTALHFAMKGWDVYILLALAVVMATNGSFPERRSRESDALQHHVNSSFDTAKGTKATTLLAEHHFRRSEVIGTEIKLDCPQWTNRLITWTATFRNGKYCYLSYMSSSNVSVSNCSKNVNWVSRPDQEFALHIKPLQISSEGIYKCSIATSLGTFSHEHDLTVLVPPKVSLTYHDDNGTAECKAAAGKPAAKISWMPQGEYKTENETLPNGTETIISIYNITSVKDNNVTCFISHLAWNEPHILDLSSGRKSEARKSSTVIILSGLAGLFGILLLLLLTYLGTLLFRRLRDVNTSKSPETTSRPSTQENELEPYATFVQMENVIYDKACDFSVGEQHFPAGFSLST from the exons ATGGAAGCAAAAACTGCCCTTCATTTTGCCATGAAGGGTTGGGATGTCTACATCTTGCTAGCTCTTGCAGTGGTCATGGCAACAAATG GATCATTCCCAGAAAGAAGGTCCAGGGAAAGCGATGCCCTGCAACATCACGTCAACAGTTCATTTGACACAGCAAAGGGGACCAAGGCTACAACTCTGCTGGCAGAAC ATCATTTCAGAAGGTCTGAAGTGATTGGGACTGAGATTAAACTGGACTGTCCTCAATGGACAAATCGGCTCATAACCTGGACTGCAACATTTAGAAATGGAAAATATTGCTATTTATCATATATGAGTTCATCAAATGTGTCAGTCAGCAATTGCAGTAAGAATGTGAATTGGGTATCAAGACCTGATCAGGAGTTTGCCCTTCATATAAAGCCTCTGCAGATTTCCAGCGAAGGAATATATAAGTGTTCTATTGCGACTTCTTTGGGGACCTTCAGCCATGAACATGATCTAACCGTATTAG TGCCCCCTAAGGTGTCCTTGACTTATCACGACGACAATGGAACTGCTGAATGCAAGGCAGCTGCAGGAAAACCAGCTGCAAAGATCTCATGGATGCCACAAGGAGAGTATAAAACGGAGAATGAAACTTTGCCTAATGGCACAGAGACCATCATCAGTATATACAATATTACCAGTGTTAAGGACAATAATGTAACTTGCTTCATCTCCCATCTGGCATGGAATGAGCCCCACATTTTAGATCTCTCATCAG GCAGAAAAAGTGAAGCAAGAAAAAGTTCTACAGTGATAATTCTTAGCGGCTTAGCTGGTCTCTTTGGAATTCTCCTACTTTTGCTTTTGACCTACCTTGGGACACTCCTCTTCAGAAG ACTCAGAGATGTCAACACATCCAAAAGCCCTGAAACAACTTCAAGACCAAGCACTCAG GAGAATGAGCTGGAGCCATATGCCACCTTTGTGCAAATGGAAAATGTGATCTATGACAAAGCTTGTGACTTTTCAGTGGGTGAACAACACTTCCCAGCAGGGTTCTCACTTTCAACATGA